From Pseudoalteromonas rubra, one genomic window encodes:
- a CDS encoding CBS domain-containing protein: MSEYKSLQTLKLEGVYQFCDYYDAEPLSLSSPAVKVITDFARRQPQMILKDVDIDHAVYMMLNGHVRSKLVVDHDDTFLGVVNSKDLSGRRVLSIAQKRQVARSDLTVEDVMTKKQDLHAMRFSTVASAKIGDVLQTLRELGQQHVLLMDEKGGLRGMISSSDIARALHVPVNIFQKAHSFRDIFEIIHEHGELMA, encoded by the coding sequence ATGAGTGAGTATAAATCGCTACAAACATTAAAGTTAGAAGGGGTCTATCAGTTTTGTGATTATTATGATGCGGAGCCATTGAGTCTGTCGAGTCCTGCGGTCAAAGTGATCACTGATTTTGCCAGACGTCAGCCACAAATGATCTTGAAAGATGTAGATATAGATCATGCGGTTTATATGATGCTTAATGGTCATGTAAGGTCAAAATTGGTGGTTGATCATGATGACACCTTTCTTGGGGTGGTCAATTCCAAGGATCTATCTGGTCGGCGGGTATTAAGCATTGCACAGAAACGTCAAGTTGCGCGCAGTGACTTAACCGTTGAGGATGTGATGACTAAAAAGCAGGATTTGCACGCAATGCGCTTTTCGACAGTAGCAAGCGCCAAGATAGGGGATGTGCTACAGACACTCAGGGAGCTTGGTCAGCAACATGTTCTGTTGATGGACGAAAAAGGGGGCTTGAGGGGCATGATATCGTCTTCTGATATTGCCCGTGCGCTGCATGTGCCCGTGAATATATTTCAAAAAGCTCACTCTTTCAGAGATATCTTTGAGATCATTCACGAGCATGGAGAGCTAATGGCCTGA